Genomic segment of Panicum virgatum strain AP13 chromosome 2K, P.virgatum_v5, whole genome shotgun sequence:
ACATAGAGCACCTGACAAGGGGGTAAAGATATTATACTGAGCAACACATAAGTAACCATTCTTCAACAGCCAGTTAGCAAAATGACTTACCCAAGTGACTAAACTTTGTTGTCCCCGAGGCATTGTGTGATCTACTGGTTTCCTACCAGTCAAAAGTTCTAAAAGGACTACACCAAAGCTGTAGACATCACTTTTCTGTGTCAGCTGGCCAGTCATAGCATATCTGTACCAAGTAGCGCCAAATTTAGAAAGGGAGCACAAAAAGCAGGGCTTTTAAAATTTCTTCAATTCATGCAAAGAATAAAAATACAATTTTTCACTGCAATGTTGCAACAGAAATCAATGATCTTGCTAGATTTATTTACTGAACCCTACCAATACTTGACAAAATAAAAGTTACAAAGCATGGACCAATGTGCtcaagcaaaaataaaaaaataaatgtaaCTTTGGTATTTGAACACCTCTAAAGAACAGACTGAAAACATACCAACCAATGTGCTCAAGCAAAAGAAACGTGCTACTAATGTCACCATCCTAGATAGCAAAAGAAAGTGAAATGATACATGAATGATGCATAGCCCATATTTTATTGTGGCTGCTATTGAAATCAAGAAAATGCAACGAAGTAGGAGGGAGCCTTTCGCCCCAAAATTTCACCAAGAAATTATGTGAGTAAATCCTGTCATGTTAACATCACATATAGGGAAAACAGCTACAACAATTGAATATCAGGATGCCGTACACCACACTTAAGTAGGTTGTTCACCAGCAAAATGATACTAACGTAAGCTTTGCAAAGGTTCCAGTTTCTTTTATAAGTGGAATAGGATATTCAACAGCATAAGGCAGATAGCATGTTCAGGTGGCTTGCCAGGAAGTTAGAATACATTCTCTTGACACATATTGGTGTTGTTATTCAACATCCTTAAAATGAAATATTCACTCAAGCATGTATCCTGAAGGTTTTGGGGGCAAACCTAGAACTCTAGAAGGCAGCTGGGTAGAATGTAGATACTTTTTGAAATATTGTTGATAAAAGTGAGACTACAGGCCCGAACATTAGCAGAAGCTCAGGTTCAATACTTGATTCCACATGGAATTCAATATTTGCTGTCAGTTCAAGAAAACTATGATTGCTCATTCTAATAAAATACCATTGCTGCGGTGAGTATATACCCAGTGTAGAAAAACAATCCCTATAGCGGTATCATAGAAGCAACCATTGTATACAGATGAACATTCAAATAACTTCACAGCTGTGTCAACATATAATGAGATACCCACTTTATAAGAGTGAAATTGATGCTAACATATAATGGGAAATCACTACTGGATACTGTAAAGGTTTAGACAAAATAACCTAGATATAGTCACTGCTTCAACAATATATTCGAGTTGTGAGTAGTTTTTTTGATATGGTAATGCTACAGATGAGACGTCCAATGTCTATTGATCGGTGTCAGACGCTCGACACATGTTGCAAGAGACAAGCACCAATGTTGCAATTATTGTTTCTTTATGTTTCGTAGTGGATGTTGCCCGAAACATGGTGTCAATGTTGCGGTGGGAATCTCCATCCCCGAATCGGATGTCAGAATTACGTGtatacatattttttttctggTGTTGCAAGCATTGAATTCTGATGTTGCAACTATTATTTGTCGATGTCGCGATGGACCGTCCGATGAAAAAATTCTGATTGGATGTCCGAGCAGTAGTAGTACCGCTTTTGATATGGAGTCATAAGCGATTTACAAGACATGCATAAAGGCAGTTAAGATCTGTCATAGCATTCCAAATAAGACTGGTCATCTACCTAAGCAAGGTCCAGCTTTGTTAGTTAAACTGATGGTTCCAAAAATGGTAAGGTATATTTCTTTAGAAAAATGCTCCATTAGACCCTTTTGAAATAACTAGCAGCTAGCACACATCTCAAagcaaattaattaattaactcaATCACAATTATAAAATTATTTGAAGTCTTTGGACCTGCCCGGGCCTGGCCCTACCCAGCACAACCCATGCCCATCTAAATACTGATTGAATTGAGAACGGACGTGACCTGCCATTTCATTTCCTGGTGGCATATTCGATCCTTGGTGCGATCAGTGAAGCCACAGAGCAGTGCAAGTGACCGATCTCAGTGGAACCAAATGAAGGACAGCTGAAGCCGAGGATGTGGTAAGAGGAAGTGCTTGTGGCGAGCTCGTACAACAGCAGAGCTCCGTGTTGATGTTGCCCACAACTAAGGAATACATCGCCTGGAAATGAAATTAGCCGGCACCTCCGTTCTTGATCCAATCAGATTCAATTGGGCATGTGTTAGGCTCAATACGGGCAGGAAGGGCTGGGCTGTTGCTAAACCCAAGactaaattaattaataaaatgtatATTAATTaattgtttttactttgagaTGTGTTCTAGTTTTTAAAAGGGTTTACTGGAGCAAAAAATCAGATCTTTATACCAGCAAGTGCAAGTCTTACAATTACATAGATGACAAGTAGGGAAGTGAAGGTGGCCCTAGGTTTTTGTTTGTAGCTACGTACATAAATGATTGTGAGGGACAAAAGTGACCCTTGGTTTACTAGCATGTAATAGAGTTACACATACATTCACCTTGACTTGATTCATAGGACCAGGTATGGGTCACATAATAtttttagtaggaaaaaaaatcCTTGTAACCATGGTACACATCAATAATTTTCTGTTCAACAGAATGAAGAGTACTGGTTAGGGCAGCAATTATCTTTGGATGGAGGCCACATATCATGGGTTTgcaatatgattttttttataagaaaAAAATGTCCCTTCATCTGCTGGTGTGCGTATGTGCTTCTCAACTACCACAGAATGACTTTGAACCATGATAACTTATGTAACAGAACTAGCTGACTTTTCATCAATAGCAATCAATCAGATGAGCATGGGAAAATATAATAGCAAATAATATGAACATATTCAATCACTGAATAAAATCATTAAGGAAGCAGTAGGGATTAACCAAACTCAAACAAATGCTACCATATTATAGTTGGCTCAAGAGATATGAATTACGACAACCATAACTGAGATGAAAAAACTACAGTTGAGTAGCATTAAGGAAAGAATAGATGTGCTAGGCAGTAAAGCATTATTATTAACTAGGGTATAGAAAATTACTCTGGTGCATGATATCCAAAAGTTCCCAATACACGAGTTGAATGGAGGCGAGCTGCCATATCTGGTGCTTGGTTCAAAAGATTGAAGTCCGCAATTTTTGCCTTGAAATCCTCAAACAGCAGTACATTGCTTGATCTGATGTCCCGATGGATGATTGAGGGCTGAACCTTTTCGTGCAGATATTCTATACCTTTTGCAGCCTCAATAGCAATTTTGACCCTTTGCATCCAGTCAAGCACAGGTCCAGGCTGTGCACCCTGGACGCCTTTTCTTCCTGTTGTATAAAGGAATATGATGCAGGTCCATTACAGATGAGCATGACATCCTAAAGAATATCGTTATATACATGTAGCATGAAAAGGATACCAGATGCTTAATGCCTTACCATGCAAAACATCATGAAGAGAACCCATGGTTGCAAATTCATATGCCAGTATACGGTAATTTCCCTCCACACAGTAACCCAACATCTCAACAAGATTTTCATGTTTTAGCTTTGATGCCAGTGAGACCTGCGACACAGAAACatacatacatttttttttcatcctTTCCATTCTGATAATATCATCTAGGTATGAGGAATATGAACAGAAAAGGCAAGAAGCTTATGTCCTGTGGGCACTCACCTGTTTCAAGAACTCATCATTAGGTTCATTTTCAGACGCATCAAGTTTTTTAACAGCTGCTTGCCTCCCATCATCCAAAGTGGCATGATATACTCGTCCGTAAGATCCTTCACCAATCAGAGCTCTGGATCCAAAATTATCAGTCTTTTCTTTCAAGTCATCCAATGATAAGTCAGGGACATCAATTGTAGGAGGGGAAATCTCTGGCTCAGGTTGACTAACAGGAGGCTTTGAAGACTTCTGCTTCGCTGAAAAGATAAAAAACTAAATCAGTAAATAATCAACATGTAAATGATGTGGATAATGCACCAGAACCTTAACATGTAGCAGAACACCTTGGAAACATCCTTTTAAATAGAGTAGCAAGGGAGTTGCATATGAGACAAGAAATATAACACTTCGGAAAACAAGGAAGTCATAAAAGACATGTATTATGAGTAGCGTGTGAATTTGGGCCTTTTAAAAAAGAAAGGGTTCATTTGCatagcccaaaggccaaaagtaTTGTGTACGACATAAAAACAGGGAATGGTGTCCCAACACTTCTTCATCTACCTACCTAAACAATGGTACATTATATAAGATTGCAAAAACTTAATACATGAAACATTAAAAATATTTGGAGTGCATACATTTGATATGAGAACAACCATTATGGTAATTTGATCTGCATAAATttgatttttatataaaaacgTCATGATGATATTCTTGCATAATCAAGTTGCTAACTAGTGTCCAAAATAATATCTGAATCTACCTTATCTGTATGTGCATCCAGCAACAATCTGAATCATATTAAAAACTGGAAACTTTCGGTGAATGGACAGAAAAAATGCTCTCAGCTACTATTCAAACTAA
This window contains:
- the LOC120669908 gene encoding PTI1-like tyrosine-protein kinase 1, yielding MRQWLCCNCHFDDEEDGHDKEQSKVQSNKIDPKQKSSKPPVSQPEPEISPPTIDVPDLSLDDLKEKTDNFGSRALIGEGSYGRVYHATLDDGRQAAVKKLDASENEPNDEFLKQVSLASKLKHENLVEMLGYCVEGNYRILAYEFATMGSLHDVLHGRKGVQGAQPGPVLDWMQRVKIAIEAAKGIEYLHEKVQPSIIHRDIRSSNVLLFEDFKAKIADFNLLNQAPDMAARLHSTRVLGTFGYHAPEYAMTGQLTQKSDVYSFGVVLLELLTGRKPVDHTMPRGQQSLVTWATPRLSEDKVKQCVDPRLKGEYPPKGVAKLAAVAALCVQYEAEFRPNMTIVVKALSPLLQQRPAPAASEPTPEPAS